From Triticum urartu cultivar G1812 chromosome 2, Tu2.1, whole genome shotgun sequence, a single genomic window includes:
- the LOC125541170 gene encoding putative glycine-rich cell wall structural protein 1, with translation MATSTKLVALGFVVLVSIGFTNASRMLASSSAGGGGGGSGGGGSLPGESGSGWGHGAGGGGGLGYGESGGDSDHKYNFAKGLGGGGGHGAGGGSQGGSGSGSGSGGGNAVGSSGSASAPSGNGYANADGQGGGGGGGGGADGSSGSGAGKGVGKGYGESGIATAPAPSAGGVSYSDAGGGGNGGGGGDGGNGGGNGAGAGQAASDDTSGGNASGGGSGNGGGQGGGVAQGPSMGVGSGSGIGGGQTGSTGSYGQGYATGTGAGTGGGGGGSNNGGSGGGGGSGSGSGSGGYP, from the coding sequence ATGGCTACTAGCACTAAGCTTGTAGCTCTTGGCTTTGTTGTCCTCGTGAGCATTGGGTTCACCAATGCTTCGAGGATGCTGGCTAGCTCAAGTGCTGGAGGTGGAGGCGGGGGaagcggcggcggtggcagctTGCCGGGTGAGAGTGGGAGTGGATGGGGGCATGGGGCCGGAGGAGGTGGTGGCTTGGGGTATGGAGAGAGTGGTGGAGATTCCGATCACAAGTATAACTTTGCCAAGGGACTtggtggaggaggggggcacgGTGCTGGCGGTGGTTCTCAAGGTGGATCCGGATCCGGTTCCGGCTCTGGCGGTGGCAACGCTGTTGGTTCGAGTGGCTCGGCGTCAGCCCCTAGTGGCAATGGGTACGCCAATGCTGATGGTCAAGGTGGGGGCggtggtggaggtggtggcgcAGATGGGTCGAGCGGATCTGGAGCCGGAAAGGGTGTTGGCAAAGGATATGGTGAGAGTGGCATAGCCACCGCACCGGCTCCTTCTGCTGGTGGTGTGAGCTACTCTGATGCTGGCGGTGGTGGTaacggtggtggtggcggtgACGGTGGAAATGGAGGTGGTAATGGCGCTGGAGCTGGACAGGCTGCCAGCGATGACACTTCTGGAGGCAATGCCAGCGGAGGAGGTAGCGGCAACGGTGGTGGCCAAGGTGGAGGCGTAGCTCAAGGTCCAAGTATGGGAGTTGGTTCTGGCTCTGGCATTGGAGGCGGACAGACAGGTAGCACTGGCTCCTATGGTCAAGGCTATGCCACTGGAACCGGTGCTGGAAcaggtggcggtggcggcggcagcaaCAATGGTGGGTCCGGCGGCGGTGGAGGTAGCGGATCCGGATCTGGCAGTGGAGGATACCCCTAA